The proteins below are encoded in one region of Chloroflexota bacterium:
- a CDS encoding uracil-DNA glycosylase → MSALTDLYREIATCRACELAKHRTRVVPGEGAEDADILFIGEAPGWHEDQQGRPFVGPAGKFLDDLLASIGKRREEVYICNVLKCRPPENRDPLPMEIKACQKWLDRQIEVIHPKIIVTLGRYSMARFFPGETISKVHGKGRKEGGVIYYAMYHPAAALHQQSLRRTIEADMLKIPSLLNQVEGSPEAEQQPQQLSMF, encoded by the coding sequence GTGTCAGCACTAACCGATCTTTATCGGGAGATAGCTACCTGCCGAGCGTGTGAATTAGCAAAGCATCGTACTAGAGTAGTGCCTGGTGAGGGAGCGGAGGATGCGGATATTTTATTCATCGGTGAGGCACCAGGCTGGCACGAAGACCAGCAAGGAAGACCTTTTGTCGGCCCAGCGGGAAAGTTTCTAGATGATTTGCTGGCATCAATTGGCAAAAGGAGAGAAGAGGTCTATATCTGTAATGTTCTAAAGTGCCGTCCACCTGAAAATCGAGATCCACTGCCCATGGAAATAAAAGCCTGCCAGAAATGGCTCGACCGTCAGATTGAAGTGATTCACCCCAAAATAATAGTCACACTGGGGCGCTATTCGATGGCCAGGTTTTTCCCTGGGGAAACGATTAGCAAGGTCCACGGCAAAGGACGCAAAGAGGGTGGCGTCATCTATTATGCCATGTATCACCCCGCGGCTGCCCTACACCAGCAGAGTCTCCGCCGCACCATTGAGGCTGATATGCTCAAAATACCTTCTTTGCTGAACCAGGTAGAAGGGTCGCCGGAAGCGGAGCAACAGCCGCAGCAACTAAGCATGTTCTAG
- a CDS encoding DNA translocase FtsK gives MAVLSRILTSPSTRPLFAFFLAAGLIMGFWHQLLRALGAGVILPIAVSLLVILLLLLRRVPSFLRPWNRWLGISAFAAALLGILAFFNPTGYPGYSGGFSGGGYGGLAIIRDQDTVGVLIVIGLLLVGLACVAPRFSWRAYCAGGRAIKRGAERVAPVLQRLLQRLGEWGRGVMDRLRQRWGKHPSGEATASGVKKRPTPSRPETGAGVGKETASGAGRRGEAGKGATGQLALPLLGRWQLPSIELLNETAGAELARGEVEKRARMIEEALASYGVEARVVQMNVGPAVTQFGVEPGWDRKIKEVKKKDRNGNVVVKPEEISRTRVKVERITSLANDLALALAAPSIRIEAPVPGTSLVGIEVPNSAMGTVSVREVLENTAFQKISSRSKLAIALGKGTAGEVVAADLAKMPHLLIAGATGSGKTVCLNSIILSLLMHNIPDEMRFVMIDPKRVELTAFNGIPHLSTPVVIEGDKAVDILKWLEHEMDSRYRRLASVGSQNIERYNKSGKVPKQMPFLVVVIDELADLMLARADDVEPLLCRLAQMGRAVGIHLIVATQRPSVDVITGLIKANFPTRISFAVVSQVDSRTILDAVGAEKLLGRGDMLYLPTDAAKPKRLQGCLTTPEEMERVVKFWREQARLQAVEIFAVGPEEVSGEDPLLEEARRLAKEHKQISLSFLQRQLRIGLSRAERLMQQLQSEGLGEPDQPKEP, from the coding sequence ATGGCCGTTCTCAGCCGCATTCTAACCTCCCCATCGACCCGGCCACTGTTTGCCTTTTTCCTTGCCGCTGGTTTGATAATGGGGTTCTGGCACCAGCTCCTCCGAGCCCTGGGCGCCGGCGTTATACTACCAATAGCGGTCAGCCTGTTGGTTATCCTGCTGCTATTGCTGCGCAGAGTACCCTCATTCCTGCGGCCCTGGAATAGATGGCTGGGCATTTCTGCCTTTGCTGCCGCCTTGCTGGGCATCCTGGCCTTCTTCAACCCCACTGGTTATCCAGGGTACTCCGGAGGGTTCTCCGGGGGTGGATACGGAGGACTGGCGATTATCAGGGATCAGGATACCGTCGGCGTCTTGATTGTGATCGGCCTGCTCCTGGTAGGCCTTGCCTGTGTGGCTCCACGCTTCTCGTGGCGGGCTTATTGCGCAGGTGGCAGGGCTATAAAGAGAGGTGCAGAGAGGGTTGCGCCTGTATTGCAGCGGCTACTGCAAAGGCTTGGGGAGTGGGGACGTGGGGTAATGGACCGACTGCGTCAGCGCTGGGGGAAGCACCCGTCCGGGGAAGCCACGGCTTCCGGGGTGAAAAAGCGTCCTACACCATCCAGGCCTGAGACAGGCGCTGGGGTGGGGAAGGAAACGGCTTCCGGGGCAGGACGGCGTGGTGAAGCTGGCAAAGGAGCAACAGGCCAGCTAGCCCTTCCCTTGCTGGGGCGCTGGCAACTACCCAGTATCGAGCTGCTCAATGAAACTGCTGGTGCGGAGCTTGCTCGGGGTGAGGTGGAGAAGAGGGCAAGGATGATTGAGGAGGCACTGGCAAGTTATGGTGTGGAGGCCAGGGTGGTGCAGATGAATGTCGGCCCTGCCGTGACTCAGTTCGGGGTTGAGCCGGGTTGGGACCGCAAGATCAAGGAAGTCAAGAAGAAGGACAGGAACGGCAATGTAGTGGTGAAACCCGAGGAGATCTCCCGAACGAGGGTCAAGGTAGAGCGCATTACGTCCCTGGCAAATGACCTGGCACTGGCTTTGGCTGCCCCCAGTATCAGGATAGAGGCGCCGGTACCGGGCACGTCACTGGTGGGGATTGAGGTGCCCAATTCGGCCATGGGCACGGTTTCCGTGCGAGAGGTGCTGGAGAACACCGCTTTCCAAAAGATCAGCTCGCGATCAAAGCTGGCTATAGCGCTGGGGAAGGGCACTGCCGGTGAGGTAGTGGCGGCTGACCTGGCGAAGATGCCTCACCTGCTGATTGCGGGAGCTACCGGTAGCGGCAAGACAGTCTGTTTGAACTCCATTATCCTTTCATTGCTGATGCACAACATACCTGATGAGATGAGGTTCGTCATGATCGATCCCAAGAGGGTGGAACTGACCGCCTTCAACGGCATACCTCATCTGTCAACCCCGGTTGTCATTGAAGGCGACAAAGCGGTAGACATACTCAAATGGCTGGAGCATGAAATGGACAGCCGCTATCGCAGGCTGGCTTCAGTAGGGAGCCAGAATATCGAGAGGTACAACAAGAGTGGCAAGGTGCCAAAGCAGATGCCCTTCCTGGTAGTGGTCATTGATGAGCTAGCTGACCTGATGCTGGCCAGGGCGGATGATGTAGAACCTCTTCTGTGCCGCCTGGCCCAGATGGGGCGGGCAGTGGGCATTCATCTGATAGTGGCAACGCAGCGCCCCTCGGTAGATGTGATTACCGGTCTTATCAAGGCGAACTTCCCTACCCGTATCAGCTTTGCGGTAGTGTCGCAAGTTGACTCGCGGACCATCCTCGATGCTGTCGGGGCTGAGAAGCTGCTGGGGCGGGGTGATATGCTTTACCTTCCCACTGACGCAGCGAAGCCAAAACGCCTCCAGGGCTGTCTCACCACTCCTGAGGAAATGGAAAGGGTGGTGAAGTTCTGGCGGGAGCAGGCGCGGCTCCAGGCAGTAGAGATCTTTGCTGTTGGCCCAGAGGAGGTGAGCGGTGAGGATCCTCTGCTGGAGGAGGCAAGGCGACTGGCAAAGGAACACAAGCAGATCTCTTTGTCTTTCCTGCAACGGCAACTGCGCATCGGCCTCAGCCGGGCAGAGCGACTGATGCAACAACTGCAGAGCGAGGGTTTGGGCGAGCCTGACCAACCGAAAGAACCTTGA